From one Eucalyptus grandis isolate ANBG69807.140 chromosome 9, ASM1654582v1, whole genome shotgun sequence genomic stretch:
- the LOC104418093 gene encoding putative F-box protein At3g16210, with product MSSSASDDDYPKLPHDAVVQILKRLPVRSLLRFRCVCRSWRSTIDGPSFVDLYQKHVARDASNWHLACVEWCDPLPPSEPLCFLLSVWVHLALAKMGNGIEQQKVMLKFLQNANT from the exons ATGAGTTCCTCCGCCTCCGATGACGACTACCCAAAGCTCCCTCACGACGCCGTCGTCCAGATCCTGAAGCGGTTGCCGGTGAGATCGCTCCTCCGCTTCAGGTGCGTTTGCCGGTCATGGCGATCCACCATCGACGGCCCTAGTTTCGTGGACCTATACCAGAAGCACGTTGCTCGCGATGCCTCCAATTGGCATCTTGCGTGTGTAGAATGGTGCGATCCTCTCCCGCCAAGTGAGCCCCTGTGCTTTCTGCTCTCCG TTTGGGTTCACCTGGCTCTTGCAAAAATGGGGAATGGCATAGAACAGCAGAAAGTAATGTTGAAGTTTCTTCAGAATGCCAATACATAG